Within the Candidatus Binatia bacterium genome, the region GGCGCGCAAACTCGCCAAAGAGCGCGGCATCGATCTCGCCACGGTCAAGGGGACCGGTCCCGGAGGCCGTATCACGCGTGAAGACGTCGAGGCCGCCGCGGCAATGCCGCAGGGAACACCGCTGCATGGGATGCGCAAGAGCATCGCCGACCGCATGTTCAAGAGCCTGCAGTCGACCGCGCAGCTCACCATCACCACCGAAGCCGACGTCACACCACTGGTCGCGCGCCGCGAGCAGCTCAAGAAGGAGTTCAATCTCACCTTCACCGACATGCTGATCGAAGCCGTTGCGGGCGCGCTGGTGGCGCATCCGCGCCTGCGCCTCACGGTCGAAGGTGACCTGATCCAGCCGCACGAGGAGGTCAACGTCGGCATCGCCGTCGCCTTGGACGAGGGCCTCATGGTCCCGGTGATCCGTCACGCCGACACCAAGTCGCTGCAGCAGATCGCCGACGAGTCGCGGCGACTAGCGGAGAAAGCGCGCGCCGGGAGCCTGGGCGTTGATGAGGTCAGCGGCGGCACCTTCACCATCACCAACCTCGGCATGTACGGCATCGACGCCTTCACGCCCATCATCAATCAGCCGCAGATCGCGATCCTCGGCGTCGGTCGCATCGTGCCGAAGCCGGCGGTACACGACGGCCAGATTGCCATCCGCTCGATGATGACGCTCAGCCTGACTTTCGACCACCGCATCGTCGACGGC harbors:
- a CDS encoding dihydrolipoamide acetyltransferase family protein, with protein sequence MPVEVVMPKFGLTMQEGKIQQWFKAEGDAIETGQPLFEVETEKVLYEVEAPASGVVAKLLYPLESTVPCAKAVAVIAVGGEDPAAIAKAYASTKAPETGASTLPHAAAPASQRTASTPAGAIVATPAARKLAKERGIDLATVKGTGPGGRITREDVEAAAAMPQGTPLHGMRKSIADRMFKSLQSTAQLTITTEADVTPLVARREQLKKEFNLTFTDMLIEAVAGALVAHPRLRLTVEGDLIQPHEEVNVGIAVALDEGLMVPVIRHADTKSLQQIADESRRLAEKARAGSLGVDEVSGGTFTITNLGMYGIDAFTPIINQPQIAILGVGRIVPKPAVHDGQIAIRSMMTLSLTFDHRIVDGAPAAAFLQDVAARLSRS